A window from Nasonia vitripennis strain AsymCx chromosome 2 unlocalized genomic scaffold, Nvit_psr_1.1 chr2_random0010, whole genome shotgun sequence encodes these proteins:
- the LOC116416549 gene encoding uncharacterized protein LOC116416549, whose protein sequence is MLLFAIKTMYGTCKNKLWLLYIIVVPQIKSTIIHCVLKESSLGAFTSMQVFLNQVVVENILAIYERLSNEELLARCTQGLTQNANKAIHSVLWKKCSKNNSSSKTRVEIAAAHAVSEYNLGRQRSAEILASITNSKMTSHAEKITTQKDKKRKLSSDKKHEPEPKAARISKKYGNKRQESLKLQSEGVTYGAGCF, encoded by the coding sequence ATGCTATTGTTCGCAATAAAAACAATGTACGGGacatgcaaaaacaaattatggCTACTTTATATCATTGTAGTTCCACAGATAAAAAGCACAATCATTCACTGTGTCCTCAAGGAAAGCAGTCTTGGTGCTTTTACAAGTATGCAAGTGTTTTTGAATCAGGTTGttgtagaaaatattctagCAATATATGAAAGATTGTCAAATGAAGAATTATTAGCTCGGTGTACCCAAGGACTTACTCAAAATGCCAACAAGGCTATACATTCAGTGCTGTGGAAAAAGTGCTCCAAAAATAATTCTTCATCAAAAACTAGAGTAGAAATTGCTGCAGCTCATGCAGTTTCTGAGTACAACCTGGGTCGTCAAAGAAGTGCTGAGATACTTGCATCAATTACAAACAGTAAAATGACAAGTCAcgcagaaaaaattacgactcagaaagataaaaaaaggaaactcTCAAGTGACAAGAAACATGAACCAGAGCCTAAAGCTgcaagaatttcaaaaaaatatggcAATAAACGACAAGAGTCATTAAAATTACAATCAGAAGGTGTTACTTATGGTGCCGGATGTTTCTAA
- the LOC107981234 gene encoding uncharacterized protein LOC107981234: MEQQQKTRRKKSELSRADHFSEQAHRYRINRSTARIKYMKSSTKFCHGTAKMIVLPDGSYEWKCNDNHDTHCFTSKKELECAKFRDAIQDSLSRHYDKLKDVYNTYATLYPKAAEQIPYATLLSTMKLWRKAAYPKNPKNMNEFGNQIKEMEDKKIFEGVKASLNSYEIRVEDGYIHMMFYDKRLIDEYFQDVEQLFVDATYYTSPKIEEENNLQLFSVGYKIWPRKYFLINRFI; this comes from the exons ATGGAGCAACAGCAGAAGACTCGACGGAAAAAGAGTGAATTATCTAGAGCTGATCATTTCTCTGAGCAGGCACACAGATATAGGATCAATCGTAGTACTGCACGGATTAA ATACATGAAATCTTCGACTAAATTTTGTCATGGAACTGCCAAAATGATTGTACTTCCAGATGGCTCATATGAGTGGAAGTGCAATGATAATCATGACACTCATTGTTTCACAAGCAAAAAGGAATTAGAATGTGCTAAATTTCGCGATGCGATCCAGGATTCACTTTCTCGTCACTACGACAAGCTAAAAGATGTTTATAACACTTATGCTACTCT ttatcCGAAAGCGGCTGAGCAAATACCTTATGCTACGTTATTATCTACCATGAAATTATGGCGAAAAGCCGCATATCCCAAAAATCCAAAAAATATGAACGAATTTGGAAATCAAATTAAAGAAATGGAGGACAAAAAGATTTTTGAAGGTGTCAAAGCCAGTCTGAATTCTTATGAAATTAGAGTTGAAGATGGATACATACATATGATGTTTTATGATAAAAGACTAATTGATGAATATTTCCAAGATGTGGAACAGCTGTTCGTTGATGCGACGTATTACACTTCACCCAaaatagaagaagaaaacaacCTCCAATTATTTTCTGTAGGGTATAAAATATGGCCAcgtaagtattttttaataaatcgatttatttaa